Sequence from the Sphingobacteriaceae bacterium GW460-11-11-14-LB5 genome:
AGGAAGAATCTCAGGTAGAAGAAGTACAGGAAACTGGTTTTGAGTTTGAAGTAAAATTAGCTGAAACTAATTTTGTATTCGAAACACCGGTTGCCCAAATGCCGCCAATGCCTGAGCCTGAACCAGAAATCGAAATGCCGGTTGTAGGTTTAGACGACGACAAAAGTGATGAATCGATGGAAGAGCAATTAAAAAAATCTAAAGAACGTATCTTACGTTTGAAAGATTTAAGTATGAAATTGCGTACCACCAATGGTTTACAGGAATTGGAAAACGAACCTGCTTACAAACGCAAACAAATGCAGTTGCAGCAAGTTCAGCATTCTTCAGAATCGCAGGTGAGCAGGTTTACTTTAAGCAACGATCAGGACGGTGGTACTGAGATCAGACCGAACAATTCTTTCTTGCACGATAACGTTGATTAAAACAAACCAAATATAATTTTAAAGCCCCGATGTAAAATCGGGGCTTTTTTGGCATAAAATTGGAGTGTTAAAAAATCTTAATTAACACCTAAAAGATCATTAGGTTGATTTTAAGACGAATAAAGCTTAAATTCGCAAAATTTTATTATAAAAAACACATAATACATTGGATATATTTGATAAGATAGCAAAGCACATGGGGCCACTTGGCCAACACCAGAAATGGTCTCATGGGTATTTCTCATTTCCAAAATTAGAGGGAGAAATTGCACCTCACATGCAGTTTCGTGGAAAAGAGCATTTGGTTTGGAGTTTAAATAACTACTTAGGCTTAGCCAATCACCCGGAAGTTAGAAAAGCAGATGAAGAAGCTGCTGCAAAATTTGGTATGGCTTACCCGATGGGTGCCCGTATGATGAGCGGTAACTCAAACTATCACGAACAGCTGGAGCAAGAACTTGCAGAATTTGTAGGCAAACCTGATGCATTTTTATTAAACTACGGATATCAGGGTATGGTATCTATCATCGATACCTTAGTTGATCGGAATGATGTGGTGGTATATGATGCAGAATCGCATGCCTGTATTGTAGATGGATTACGTTTACACATGGGTAAACGATTTGTTTACAAACATAATGATATTGAAAGTGCCCGTAAGCAATTAGAGCGTGCAACCAAACTGGTTGAAGAAACTGGTGGCGGTATTCTTTTAATTACGGAAGGTGTTTTCGGAATGAGCGGTGCCCAGGGTAAATTAAAGGAAATTGTTGACCTTAAAAAAGATTTCAACTTCCGTATCCTGGTTGATGATGCACATGGTTTTGGCACAATGGGTAAAACCGGTGCGGGTACACACGAAGCACAAGACTGTATTGAAGGAATTGATGTTTACTTTGGAACCTTCGCCAAATCAATGGCAGGTATTGGTGCTTTCGTTGCTTCAACAGAACAAATTACCAACTTCTTAAGGTATAACATGCGTTCTCAGACTTTTGCTAAGGCATTACCTATGCCAATGGTAATCGGTTTGTTAAAACGCTTAGAATTGCTAAAAAGCAAGCCTGAATTAAAAGATAAACTTTGGGAAATTGCAATGACCTTGCAAAAAGGATTACGCGAACGCGGATTCGATTTAGGGGTTACCGATTCAGTAGTTACGCCTGTTTTCTTAAAAGGTGAACTTTCTGATGCGACTGCAATTACTTACGACTTACGCGAGAACTACAGCATCTTTTGCTCAATCGTAGTTTATCCGGTAATTCCAAAAGGCATGATTGAACTGCGTTTAATTCCTACAGCTGTTCACACGCTGGAAGATGTACAACGTACTTTAGATGCTTTTAGCGAAGTTGCTGAAAAATTAGAAAACGGATATTATAAAGAGAATCTATTCGCTACCGTTTAAGATCAATGAAAATTTTACAAAGCCCTTTAAATGCGTTTAAAGGGCTTTTTTATGGAGTGGTTTTTTGTAAAAACCTGTATTACAGCTGTTTGAGCTGGTTATTTTTCAGGTAATATGTTTATAAATGCATAGAATGTGGAAAAAAACGGCGTAGAAGGCCGTTTTTTATTCTTCTAAAAATTTTTTTATTTCATCAAACCCTTTAAATTAGAGTAGATAATTAAAAACTAAAAACCTTAAAGAACCATAGGAGTAATTAAAAATGAAAAAATTCGAAGAAGTAAAAAGTTTAGTGGCAGCTTTAGAAGCTGATGCAGACAAATTTTATAACAAAGGTAACAGCGCTGCTGGAACCCGTATACGTAAAGGTATGCAGGATTTGAAAAACTTAGCTCAGGCCATTCGTTTAGAAGTTCAGGAAACCAAAAACAAAGCTTAAGCGACCAAAATATTATAATGAAGAGCCTCAGGATATTTCTGAGGCTTTTTTTGTACACTACATTTTCCTATTGCTATTTATCACTAAATATCATCTTTACTGTAAAATATATAAGACAAATTATCTTTCATTGCTTAACTTTCCTTAGCTTTCTATTTATTTGCTCCAGCCAGCCTTTTAGGTACAAACATTAAACGAAAATTTTGATT
This genomic interval carries:
- a CDS encoding 8-amino-7-oxononanoate synthase; translated protein: MDIFDKIAKHMGPLGQHQKWSHGYFSFPKLEGEIAPHMQFRGKEHLVWSLNNYLGLANHPEVRKADEEAAAKFGMAYPMGARMMSGNSNYHEQLEQELAEFVGKPDAFLLNYGYQGMVSIIDTLVDRNDVVVYDAESHACIVDGLRLHMGKRFVYKHNDIESARKQLERATKLVEETGGGILLITEGVFGMSGAQGKLKEIVDLKKDFNFRILVDDAHGFGTMGKTGAGTHEAQDCIEGIDVYFGTFAKSMAGIGAFVASTEQITNFLRYNMRSQTFAKALPMPMVIGLLKRLELLKSKPELKDKLWEIAMTLQKGLRERGFDLGVTDSVVTPVFLKGELSDATAITYDLRENYSIFCSIVVYPVIPKGMIELRLIPTAVHTLEDVQRTLDAFSEVAEKLENGYYKENLFATV
- a CDS encoding histone H1; amino-acid sequence: MKKFEEVKSLVAALEADADKFYNKGNSAAGTRIRKGMQDLKNLAQAIRLEVQETKNKA